The DNA window AGGAGAACGCGGTGATGATCGCCTACGAGATCCACGTTGGTACACCGAAGACGCACGAGAAGCGCTCCGTCCCCTACCCCGCCCGTCTGGTTCCGATGATCGAGCAGGCGTGCGCCGGCAAGGGACCGGAGGGACTGCTGTTCGGCGACGGGGTCAAGCACATGCGCAACTCGGGCTCGCAGGGGTGGTTCGCAAATGCGGTGCGGCGTGCGCAGGAGTTCGATCCATCGATTCCGCGACTGACCCCTCACGACCTTCGCCACACGGCGGCGTCGCTCGCCATCAGCTCGGGCGCGAACGTGAAGGCCGTGCAGCGGATGCTCGGCCATGCGTCCGCGGCGATGACGTTGGACACCTACGCCGATCTCTTCGAAGACGACCTGGATGAAGTCGCGACGCGCCTGAACGACCAGATGCCGTTGGTGGCTCTTCCGTCGGGTCCGCAGACCCGCTACGCGCGACCCCGGTGACCTCACAGAGCAGATTGCTCAGTTTTCGACGAGACACACCGCGCCTGAAACGCTCGGTTTTGGCGTTCTGAGAGGTCCTCTGCAGGCCGTTGCAGACGGCTGTTTTCGGCGTGCCGAACTCATAGAATGCGGGCAAAAAGCGGGCAAAAACGTCTTTTGCGTGGCCTGACCACAGAAGGAATTCCAGGTCAGAGGCGAAAAAAGGCTGTGCCCCTGGAGGGACTCGAACCCCCAACCGTTTCCTTAGGACGGAACTGCTCTTCCATTGAGCTACAGAGGCTGGCGCGTCGAGTCTACCGGCGCCGAGCGACGGGAGCCCGCGGCATCCGTCTCTGGAACTAGCCCTCGGCCTGCTCGGAGGCGGTCGTGCCGTTGGCGGGTTCTCGCACCATGACGAGGCCCGAGGCGGAGTTCGCGGTCATGAGTAGCGCCTCGACCCACTTCGGGTTGATCTGCGGCACCCGGCTGCCGTGGAACTTGAACTGCAGCGACGCGCCGGAGTGCACCCAGACGGTCGTGCGGCCTCCCCCGGTGCTGATGTCGTCGGCCCACGTGAAGTAGAACGGCTCGCCGCGACGCAGCTTGTTGCCGACGACGATCTGCAGGTGCATGAGCGTGCGGTCTTCGATCTCGACCCGCGTGGATCCGTCGTACACGAACCTGCCCATGCCCGCCCTTCCTGGTGGAACATCCAGGGTGCACGGATGCTGCGCCACACGCCGCGGAAAGGTGCGCTGAGCGCAGTCACTATGCAGAAAGCGAACTAGTCAACTCAACCGCTTCCGCGCGTCACACGCCCCGCGCGGTGACCTGGGGATTTCGTCCGTACTCGTCGCGGTAGTACTTCGCGAACCGCGACGCGTCGGCGAAGCCCCAGCGCAGGGCGACGTCTCTCACGGGCACCCCCGGACGCGCGGCGAGCTCGTCGTGCGCGCCCGACAGCCGCACCTTGCGGAGGTACGCGGTCGGGGTCATTCCGAGAGCCCGGCGGAAGGCG is part of the Microbacterium lemovicicum genome and encodes:
- a CDS encoding ATP-dependent DNA ligase, which translates into the protein MGRFVYDGSTRVEIEDRTLMHLQIVVGNKLRRGEPFYFTWADDISTGGGRTTVWVHSGASLQFKFHGSRVPQINPKWVEALLMTANSASGLVMVREPANGTTASEQAEG